A stretch of Paenibacillus sp. URB8-2 DNA encodes these proteins:
- a CDS encoding L-threonylcarbamoyladenylate synthase produces METKYWKLSGAEGVTGRERNPADVAAIAEAAEMLKAGNTVAFPTETVYGLGADARNAEAVEAIFKAKGRPSDNPLIVHIADRAALGELVTEVPTLAAALMDAYWPGPLTVVLPLRAGVLSSRVTAGLDTVGVRMPDHPVALALLAEAGCPVAAPSANRSGRPSPTLARHVLDDLAGKIGGVLDGGAAGVGLESTVVQVQPDGSVAVLRPGITAAQLAAVAGEAAVTGVSAAPDFTPPQEAAEATDRPAPDAAGDGSPAPRAPGMKYAHYAPRGWLGVVRGSSPAGAAKAAAGLLAEARGRGETTGMLLFEEHLPLYPAGAADCVVSLGPLASPETAARFLYAALRRFDEAEATYILAEACPETGLGSAIMNRLMKAAAGRVIDAE; encoded by the coding sequence ATGGAAACAAAATATTGGAAGCTAAGCGGAGCGGAGGGGGTAACCGGACGGGAACGGAACCCGGCGGACGTTGCGGCGATTGCGGAAGCGGCGGAGATGCTTAAGGCAGGGAATACGGTCGCTTTTCCGACCGAGACGGTGTACGGCCTCGGGGCGGACGCGCGGAATGCGGAGGCGGTCGAGGCGATTTTCAAGGCCAAGGGACGGCCTTCGGACAATCCCCTGATTGTCCACATTGCCGACCGGGCGGCGCTCGGAGAGCTTGTGACGGAAGTGCCCACACTGGCGGCGGCCTTGATGGACGCCTACTGGCCCGGTCCGCTGACCGTGGTGCTGCCGCTCCGGGCCGGCGTGCTGTCCTCGCGCGTAACGGCAGGGCTGGACACGGTCGGCGTGCGCATGCCGGACCATCCCGTGGCGCTGGCTCTGCTGGCCGAAGCCGGATGTCCGGTCGCCGCTCCGAGCGCCAACCGCTCCGGGCGGCCGAGCCCGACGCTGGCCCGCCATGTGCTGGACGATCTTGCCGGCAAGATCGGCGGCGTGCTGGACGGCGGAGCCGCGGGCGTCGGTCTGGAGTCGACCGTCGTGCAGGTGCAGCCGGACGGCTCCGTCGCCGTGCTCCGTCCCGGCATCACGGCCGCGCAGCTGGCGGCCGTCGCAGGTGAAGCCGCCGTCACGGGCGTTTCGGCGGCGCCTGATTTCACGCCTCCGCAGGAAGCCGCGGAGGCTACGGACCGCCCCGCCCCGGACGCGGCGGGGGACGGCAGCCCGGCGCCGCGCGCGCCGGGCATGAAGTACGCGCACTACGCGCCGCGGGGCTGGCTCGGCGTCGTGCGGGGGTCTTCGCCGGCGGGCGCGGCGAAGGCGGCGGCGGGCCTGCTGGCTGAGGCCCGCGGGCGCGGCGAGACGACGGGGATGCTCCTCTTCGAGGAGCATCTGCCCCTGTATCCCGCCGGCGCCGCCGACTGTGTCGTCTCGCTCGGCCCGCTGGCCTCGCCGGAGACGGCCGCCCGCTTCCTCTATGCCGCGCTGCGGCGCTTTGATGAAGCGGAAGCGACTTATATCCTGGCTGAAGCTTGCCCGGAGACAGGGCTCGGGTCCGCCATTATGAATCGGCTGATGAAGGCCGCCGCGGGCCGAGTGATCGACGCTGAATAG
- the spoIIR gene encoding stage II sporulation protein R: MNVKREIAGDSLRKTFTYTAILICIFMFVMMAWEGQKTDAAVSAGPIPQESIRLRILANSDGAQDQLVKRQIRDNIVEQMNGWVAELEDPQSLDQARAVIRDHLPELEKLVGGELDKRGIDYGYKVELGVVPFPTKLYGGTVYPAGEYEALRVTLGEGKGQNWWCVLFPPLCFIDAGSGDAAAKPAGDAKAAKLSADGKGDAGKAKEGQAALAGDRQPDSAAQAGAAGEEPKVRFFVWDLLLKIGGWISSLWA, from the coding sequence ATGAACGTCAAAAGAGAAATTGCCGGAGATTCGCTGCGTAAGACCTTTACGTATACTGCCATTTTAATTTGTATCTTTATGTTTGTCATGATGGCCTGGGAAGGGCAAAAAACCGATGCCGCCGTAAGCGCCGGACCCATTCCGCAGGAATCGATCCGGCTGCGGATTCTCGCCAATTCGGACGGGGCGCAGGATCAGCTGGTCAAGCGGCAGATCCGCGATAACATTGTGGAGCAGATGAACGGGTGGGTCGCTGAACTGGAGGACCCTCAAAGTCTCGATCAGGCGCGTGCCGTTATACGAGATCATTTGCCGGAGCTGGAAAAGCTGGTGGGCGGCGAACTGGACAAGCGCGGCATCGACTACGGCTATAAGGTGGAGCTGGGTGTCGTCCCGTTTCCGACCAAGCTGTACGGAGGGACGGTTTATCCCGCAGGGGAATATGAAGCTCTTCGCGTAACACTAGGAGAAGGAAAGGGACAAAATTGGTGGTGCGTGCTGTTCCCGCCGCTCTGCTTCATCGATGCGGGTTCGGGGGATGCGGCGGCCAAACCGGCAGGGGATGCCAAGGCCGCGAAGTTGTCTGCGGATGGTAAGGGCGACGCGGGAAAAGCAAAGGAAGGCCAGGCGGCGCTGGCGGGTGACCGGCAGCCGGATTCCGCGGCCCAAGCGGGGGCCGCCGGAGAGGAACCGAAGGTTCGGTTCTTTGTCTGGGACCTGCTGCTAAAAATCGGAGGTTGGATCAGCAGTTTGTGGGCATAG
- a CDS encoding S66 family peptidase, producing the protein MAVTAPSSGVRPEYAGLFNQAAEHAQELGFIVRAGAVLRSRAKLALAPAAERAAELQAFLLDDTVDVVMPPWGGEFLMEILPLMDWEKLRTAPPKWMIGYSDTSTFLFAYTLMTGCATAHGTNFIDLRARPLDDVTARWLDVVGTRAGGTVAQTSSAMYQSAWDITKPGFILDTPTSWRTIAPGGGSGEDPAVSFGGRLIGGCLETLTTLIGTPYAPVPTFIRDYCGEEGTVWFLESSQRNAGDIHRQLWQMKECGWFENCRGLLYGRPAGYSPVQDFGLADSLEQLAGELGIPVVYEADIGHVPPQLTLVNGAFAAVTAGGGRGTVTMSFN; encoded by the coding sequence ATTGCCGTCACCGCACCTTCCAGTGGAGTCCGTCCGGAGTATGCCGGCTTATTTAATCAGGCCGCCGAACATGCGCAGGAGCTCGGATTTATCGTGAGGGCAGGCGCCGTTCTCCGCTCCCGGGCCAAATTGGCCCTCGCCCCGGCGGCTGAGCGGGCGGCCGAGCTTCAAGCTTTTTTGCTGGATGATACGGTCGATGTTGTAATGCCTCCATGGGGCGGCGAATTTCTGATGGAAATCCTGCCGCTCATGGACTGGGAGAAGCTGCGGACGGCGCCGCCGAAGTGGATGATCGGCTACTCGGATACAAGCACCTTCCTGTTTGCTTACACCCTGATGACCGGATGCGCGACCGCGCACGGCACCAATTTCATCGACCTGCGGGCCCGTCCGCTGGATGACGTTACCGCCCGCTGGCTGGACGTGGTTGGAACCAGGGCCGGCGGGACGGTTGCCCAGACCTCGTCGGCTATGTATCAGTCAGCCTGGGATATAACCAAGCCGGGCTTTATCCTGGATACGCCAACAAGCTGGCGGACGATCGCCCCGGGCGGCGGAAGCGGCGAAGACCCCGCCGTCTCTTTTGGCGGCAGACTCATCGGCGGCTGCCTTGAGACACTGACCACGCTGATCGGTACGCCTTACGCTCCGGTTCCCACCTTCATCCGCGATTACTGCGGTGAGGAAGGCACGGTCTGGTTCCTGGAAAGCTCGCAGCGGAACGCGGGCGATATTCACAGGCAGCTGTGGCAGATGAAAGAGTGCGGCTGGTTTGAGAACTGCCGCGGGCTTCTGTACGGCAGACCGGCGGGATACTCGCCCGTGCAGGATTTCGGCCTCGCCGACTCCTTGGAGCAGCTTGCGGGCGAGCTTGGCATTCCGGTCGTCTACGAGGCGGATATCGGACATGTGCCTCCCCAGTTGACACTCGTTAACGGAGCTTTCGCGGCAGTGACTGCCGGGGGAGGAAGAGGAACAGTTACAATGAGCTTTAACTAA
- a CDS encoding FtsW/RodA/SpoVE family cell cycle protein, translating to MLQKFKKIDGVIVVVLVLLMVISLFSIYSVTHGRQGLDGFHIKMLKFYILGFIAFFGLTFLDYRLLIKYAVYIYSFGIALLVLVTFIGAEENGAKGWIKFNGFSLQPAELFKLILILFLAAFLFKKNKNRLHFWRDIVPLGLLTLLPFGIVIMQNDLGNALSYIVILGGLLWIGNIKFSHALIGLVVAGGLVGGSIFSYIHYHEPISKFLNELRPHLVERFDPWLMPDEASAKASYHTKNAKLAIASGGMSGEGYMEGSSVQSERVPYTYSDSIFVEIAEEFGFVGSAVLLLLYFILIHRMILIALECRDRGGPFIIVGIVAMMLYQIFENIGAFIGLMPLTGITLPFISYGGTSLLINMASIGFVMSVRLYGQEEEEDLPKASYTAPARQG from the coding sequence TTGCTCCAGAAGTTTAAAAAAATCGACGGCGTCATCGTCGTGGTTCTTGTGTTGTTGATGGTGATCAGTCTGTTCTCGATATACAGTGTGACTCATGGCCGGCAGGGCCTGGACGGTTTTCACATTAAAATGTTGAAGTTTTATATTTTGGGATTCATCGCCTTTTTCGGATTGACGTTTTTGGACTATCGCCTGCTGATCAAGTACGCGGTGTATATTTACTCGTTCGGGATCGCACTGCTCGTGCTGGTCACCTTCATCGGTGCGGAAGAGAACGGCGCCAAGGGCTGGATCAAGTTCAATGGCTTCAGCCTTCAGCCCGCGGAGCTGTTCAAGCTGATCCTTATTTTGTTTCTGGCGGCCTTCCTGTTTAAGAAGAACAAGAACCGGCTCCATTTCTGGAGGGATATCGTGCCGCTCGGTCTGCTGACGCTGCTTCCTTTCGGTATTGTCATCATGCAAAATGACCTGGGAAACGCGCTTTCCTACATTGTCATTCTCGGTGGCCTGCTCTGGATCGGGAACATTAAATTTTCCCATGCGCTGATCGGACTGGTGGTTGCAGGCGGGCTGGTGGGCGGCAGTATTTTTTCATATATTCATTATCATGAACCCATCTCGAAATTTCTGAATGAATTGCGTCCCCACTTGGTGGAACGCTTCGACCCCTGGCTTATGCCGGATGAAGCGTCCGCGAAGGCCAGCTACCATACGAAAAACGCCAAGCTTGCAATAGCTTCCGGCGGAATGAGCGGCGAAGGTTATATGGAAGGAAGCTCGGTGCAGTCGGAGCGGGTCCCTTACACCTATTCGGATTCGATTTTCGTAGAGATTGCGGAAGAATTCGGCTTTGTGGGCTCGGCTGTGCTGTTGCTCCTGTACTTTATTCTGATCCACAGGATGATTCTGATCGCACTCGAATGCAGAGACAGGGGCGGGCCGTTCATTATTGTCGGCATTGTCGCCATGATGCTGTACCAGATTTTTGAGAATATCGGAGCTTTTATCGGACTTATGCCGCTGACCGGAATTACCCTGCCTTTCATTAGTTACGGGGGAACCTCGCTGCTGATCAATATGGCGAGCATCGGGTTCGTGATGAGCGTGCGGTTGTACGGGCAGGAGGAAGAAGAAGATTTGCCGAAGGCCTCGTATACGGCTCCGGCCAGACAGGGATGA
- a CDS encoding N5-glutamine methyltransferase family protein, translating into MRNRRIYWKRENNALKQSAYIMPQVQSIREAFAEASSFLSGLGVSEPQRSSQLLLEHLLGLSGAAYYMALAEPFPADKREQWEIAVTRRASGEPVQYITGEQEFYGRPFEVTPDVLIPRPETELLVEAVLGYAAELWPEGEVKLAGEPSTEANNGNGLAGPASRLGGAPSYEGKLSAGVRGEAGPSVASSDAVKLSAGMSDESGPGDAGKPVTCGGFRRLTAIDIGAGSGAISVTLAAEAPAWRVLAGDISPAALAVAGRNAERLGAAVELRLGDLLEPFKGLETDILVSNPPYIPGADIAGLQREVRDHEPRTALDGGEDGLDPYRRMMEQLRLLPAPPRLVGFELGLGQAEQVAALLTAAGHWSEIVTVPDLAGIPRHVLGIAR; encoded by the coding sequence TTGCGGAACAGGCGGATATATTGGAAAAGGGAGAATAATGCTTTGAAACAGAGCGCATATATCATGCCGCAGGTGCAAAGCATCCGGGAAGCCTTTGCGGAGGCTTCTTCTTTTTTAAGCGGTCTCGGCGTCAGCGAGCCGCAGCGCAGCTCGCAGCTTCTGCTGGAGCATTTGTTGGGCCTGTCCGGCGCGGCTTACTACATGGCCTTGGCCGAACCCTTTCCGGCGGACAAACGGGAGCAGTGGGAGATCGCCGTGACCCGCAGGGCGAGCGGCGAGCCGGTGCAGTATATTACCGGTGAGCAGGAGTTCTACGGCCGCCCCTTTGAGGTGACGCCGGATGTTCTGATTCCCCGCCCGGAGACGGAGCTGCTCGTGGAGGCGGTGCTGGGCTATGCGGCGGAGCTGTGGCCGGAGGGAGAGGTGAAGCTTGCGGGCGAGCCGAGCACAGAGGCGAATAACGGGAATGGACTGGCTGGACCGGCGAGCCGGTTGGGCGGGGCGCCAAGCTATGAGGGCAAGCTGTCCGCAGGCGTACGTGGCGAGGCAGGACCGAGCGTAGCATCGAGTGATGCGGTCAAGCTGTCCGCAGGCATGAGTGACGAGTCAGGACCAGGCGATGCGGGTAAGCCGGTCACATGCGGCGGGTTTCGCCGCCTGACCGCGATCGACATCGGCGCGGGCAGCGGCGCGATCTCCGTCACGCTGGCGGCCGAAGCGCCGGCGTGGCGGGTGCTCGCCGGCGACATCTCGCCGGCGGCCTTGGCCGTGGCCGGCCGCAACGCGGAGCGTCTCGGCGCGGCGGTGGAGCTGCGGCTCGGCGACCTGCTCGAGCCGTTCAAGGGCTTGGAGACGGATATTCTCGTCTCCAACCCGCCCTACATTCCCGGCGCGGACATCGCCGGGCTTCAGCGCGAAGTGCGCGACCATGAGCCGCGCACCGCACTGGACGGCGGCGAGGACGGGCTGGACCCGTATCGCCGCATGATGGAGCAGCTTCGGCTGCTCCCGGCTCCGCCGCGCCTCGTCGGCTTCGAGCTCGGGCTCGGGCAGGCGGAGCAGGTGGCCGCCCTGCTTACGGCGGCCGGGCATTGGAGCGAGATCGTGACCGTTCCCGATCTCGCGGGCATTCCCCGCCATGTGCTGGGGATTGCGCGTTAG
- the prfA gene encoding peptide chain release factor 1: protein MLDRLQSLADRYEKLSELLCDPDVASDSKKLRDYSKEQSDLQPAYEAYTEYRNVMEELDAAKTLLGEKLDDEMRDMVKMEIEELSQRQTELEEKIRILLLPKDPNDDKNVIVEIRGAAGGDEAALFASDLYRMYTRFADTQGWRVELMDANTNDLGGFKEVIFMINGRGAYSKMKYESGAHRVQRIPTTESGGRIHTSTSTVAVMPEAEEVDIEILDKDIRVDTFCSSGAGGQSVNTTKSAVRVTHVPTGIVATCQDGKSQNSNKEKALQVLRARISDMMRQEEEAKYAGERKSKVGTGDRSERIRTYNFPQSRVTDHRIGLTLHRLDSVMNGEIEEIISALSIAEQADILEKGE, encoded by the coding sequence TTGTTGGACCGATTGCAATCTCTGGCGGACCGCTATGAGAAACTCAGTGAACTGCTTTGCGATCCGGATGTTGCAAGCGATAGTAAGAAACTGAGGGACTATTCCAAAGAACAATCCGATCTGCAGCCCGCCTACGAGGCTTATACAGAATATAGAAATGTGATGGAAGAGCTCGACGCCGCCAAAACGTTGCTCGGCGAGAAGCTCGACGACGAAATGCGCGACATGGTGAAGATGGAAATCGAGGAATTGTCGCAGCGCCAGACTGAGCTGGAGGAGAAAATTCGCATCTTGCTGCTGCCAAAGGACCCGAACGACGACAAGAACGTAATTGTCGAAATCCGGGGGGCGGCCGGCGGGGACGAAGCGGCTTTGTTCGCTTCCGACCTGTACCGTATGTACACCCGTTTTGCAGATACCCAGGGCTGGCGCGTGGAGCTGATGGACGCCAATACGAACGATCTGGGCGGCTTTAAAGAGGTCATCTTTATGATCAACGGCCGTGGAGCTTACAGCAAAATGAAGTACGAAAGCGGCGCGCACCGCGTGCAGCGCATCCCGACGACGGAATCCGGCGGCCGGATTCACACTTCGACATCGACCGTGGCGGTCATGCCTGAAGCGGAGGAAGTCGATATCGAAATCCTTGACAAGGATATCCGCGTGGATACGTTCTGTTCCAGCGGCGCGGGAGGCCAGTCGGTTAATACGACAAAATCCGCAGTCCGCGTGACGCATGTTCCTACGGGAATCGTGGCGACCTGTCAGGACGGCAAATCGCAGAACTCCAACAAAGAGAAGGCTCTTCAGGTGCTGCGCGCCCGGATTTCCGACATGATGCGGCAGGAAGAAGAAGCCAAGTATGCCGGTGAGCGCAAGAGCAAGGTCGGCACCGGAGACCGCAGTGAGCGGATTCGGACCTACAACTTCCCTCAGAGCCGGGTGACCGATCACCGGATCGGCCTGACGCTGCACCGTCTGGATTCCGTTATGAACGGTGAAATCGAAGAGATTATTTCGGCGCTCTCCATTGCGGAACAGGCGGATATATTGGAAAAGGGAGAATAA
- the ychF gene encoding redox-regulated ATPase YchF: protein MALKAGIVGLPNVGKSTLFNAITQAGAESANYPFCTIDPNVGVVEVPDERLDKLTELVVPNKTVPTAFEFVDIAGLVRGASKGEGLGNKFLAHIREVDAIVHVVRCFEDENVTHVDGKVNPISDIQTINLELILADVESVEKRIDRSRKNMKGGNKQYAQEVEVLERVKEALYNDMPARSVELNEEEHLIVRDLHLLTLKPVLYAANVGEDEVATAEENPYVKQVREFAAAENAEVVPISAKVEAEIAELEGEDKAMFLEELGLEESGLNRLIKAAYKLLGLYTYFTAGVQEVRAWTIRKGTKAPGAAGVIHSDFERGFIRAEVVAYDDLVAAGSMNGAKERGQLRLEGKEYVVQDGDVMHFRFNV, encoded by the coding sequence ATGGCTTTGAAAGCGGGTATCGTAGGTCTGCCCAACGTGGGCAAATCGACGTTGTTTAATGCAATTACGCAGGCGGGTGCGGAGTCCGCGAATTATCCTTTTTGCACAATCGACCCGAACGTCGGAGTCGTGGAAGTTCCGGATGAGCGCCTCGACAAGCTGACTGAACTGGTTGTGCCGAACAAAACGGTGCCGACCGCATTTGAGTTCGTCGACATTGCCGGACTGGTGCGCGGAGCGAGCAAGGGCGAGGGGCTGGGCAACAAGTTCCTGGCACATATCCGCGAGGTGGACGCCATCGTCCATGTCGTGCGCTGCTTCGAGGACGAGAACGTTACCCACGTTGACGGCAAGGTTAATCCGATCAGCGATATCCAGACGATTAACCTGGAGCTGATTCTCGCTGACGTGGAGAGTGTGGAGAAACGGATCGACCGTTCCCGCAAAAACATGAAGGGCGGCAACAAGCAGTACGCCCAGGAAGTAGAAGTGCTCGAGCGCGTCAAAGAAGCGCTGTACAACGATATGCCCGCCCGCAGCGTGGAGCTGAACGAGGAAGAGCATCTCATCGTGCGCGATCTTCATTTGCTGACGCTAAAGCCGGTGCTGTACGCAGCCAATGTCGGCGAAGACGAGGTTGCCACAGCGGAAGAGAATCCGTATGTGAAGCAGGTGCGCGAGTTCGCCGCCGCCGAGAATGCGGAAGTCGTGCCGATCAGCGCAAAGGTGGAGGCGGAAATCGCCGAGCTGGAAGGCGAAGACAAGGCGATGTTCCTGGAAGAGCTTGGCCTCGAAGAGTCAGGCCTTAACCGTCTGATCAAAGCGGCTTACAAGCTGCTTGGGCTGTATACGTATTTTACGGCGGGTGTGCAGGAGGTTCGCGCCTGGACGATCCGCAAAGGGACCAAAGCGCCGGGAGCGGCCGGGGTTATTCACTCCGACTTCGAGCGCGGCTTTATCCGCGCGGAAGTGGTGGCTTACGACGATCTGGTTGCCGCAGGTTCGATGAACGGCGCGAAAGAGCGCGGCCAGCTTCGGCTTGAAGGCAAGGAATATGTGGTGCAGGACGGAGACGTTATGCATTTCCGGTTTAACGTATAA
- a CDS encoding GNAT family N-acetyltransferase, giving the protein MIKLVQMDEATFQFFMSQSTSDYAEEKVKSGAWEPDNALKQSKEAMTRFLPRGLHTEGAYLYSVVEEESDTHVGYIWFNVTEGRRGREAFIYDIYIYEPFQDKGYGKQAMQALDEEARSMNISKIGLHVFGQNQRAFELYKKMGFGVTDITMSKDL; this is encoded by the coding sequence ATGATAAAACTGGTTCAAATGGACGAAGCGACGTTTCAATTTTTCATGAGTCAATCGACCAGCGACTATGCCGAAGAAAAAGTGAAATCGGGAGCATGGGAACCGGATAACGCGCTGAAACAGTCCAAAGAGGCGATGACGCGCTTTTTGCCCCGGGGGCTGCATACCGAAGGCGCCTATCTGTACTCTGTGGTCGAAGAAGAGAGCGATACCCATGTCGGGTACATTTGGTTCAACGTGACCGAGGGCCGGCGCGGCCGGGAAGCTTTTATTTATGACATTTATATTTATGAACCGTTCCAGGACAAGGGCTACGGCAAGCAGGCCATGCAGGCGCTCGACGAAGAGGCCCGCAGCATGAATATCAGCAAGATCGGGCTGCATGTGTTCGGCCAGAACCAACGTGCGTTTGAGCTGTACAAAAAAATGGGCTTCGGAGTGACCGACATTACGATGTCCAAGGATCTGTAA
- the fni gene encoding type 2 isopentenyl-diphosphate Delta-isomerase yields the protein MKGQVPINMNNEHIPEGTTGGRKIEHVRLCLNEDVAGQGITTGFEHYRFRHNALPELNFDDIMLNTSFLGRSLRTPLLISSMTGGSAATGEINARLAEAAQVRGWTLGVGSVRAAVERPELETTFRVRDRAPDVPVIANLGAVQLSYGFGVDDCRRAVEIAGADWLVLHLNGLQEVFQPEGNTGFGSLLPKIERLCRSLEVPVGIKEVGWGIDGETAVKLYSAGAAFIDVAGAGGTSWSQVEKFRSADPVKRGAAEAFADWGIPTADCIAEVRSAAPEGALIGSGGLRSGVDAAKTLALGADLAGFGRNLLGPAVESEEALEAALAQTELELRTVMFGIGVSSVAALRGTPRLVRI from the coding sequence ATGAAAGGCCAAGTGCCGATTAATATGAATAATGAACATATACCGGAAGGAACGACCGGAGGGCGCAAGATCGAACACGTGCGGCTTTGCCTGAATGAAGACGTCGCAGGCCAAGGTATTACCACGGGCTTCGAACATTACCGGTTCCGGCATAATGCGCTGCCGGAGCTGAACTTTGACGATATCATGCTGAACACCTCTTTTCTCGGCCGGAGTCTGCGCACACCTCTGCTGATCAGCTCGATGACCGGCGGCAGCGCCGCGACCGGCGAGATCAATGCGCGGCTGGCCGAGGCGGCCCAGGTACGCGGCTGGACGCTGGGCGTCGGTTCAGTCCGGGCTGCGGTGGAACGGCCGGAGCTTGAGACTACATTCCGGGTACGGGACCGGGCGCCGGATGTTCCGGTCATCGCGAATCTCGGAGCGGTGCAGCTGTCCTACGGCTTCGGCGTAGACGACTGCCGCCGGGCGGTGGAAATCGCCGGTGCCGACTGGCTGGTGCTGCATTTAAACGGCCTCCAGGAGGTGTTCCAGCCTGAAGGCAATACCGGATTCGGCTCGCTGCTGCCCAAGATTGAGCGTTTATGCCGCAGCCTGGAAGTTCCGGTCGGCATCAAGGAGGTCGGCTGGGGCATCGACGGCGAGACGGCGGTTAAGCTGTACAGCGCCGGCGCCGCCTTCATCGATGTGGCCGGAGCGGGCGGGACGTCCTGGAGCCAGGTCGAGAAGTTCCGCAGCGCCGATCCGGTTAAGCGCGGCGCCGCTGAGGCGTTCGCAGATTGGGGCATTCCGACAGCCGATTGCATTGCCGAAGTGCGCTCCGCGGCGCCTGAAGGCGCGTTGATCGGCAGCGGAGGCCTCCGCAGCGGCGTCGACGCCGCCAAGACACTGGCCCTCGGCGCGGATCTGGCCGGTTTTGGCCGAAATCTGCTTGGACCGGCGGTGGAATCGGAGGAAGCGCTGGAAGCGGCGCTTGCGCAGACCGAGCTGGAGCTGCGGACGGTGATGTTCGGCATCGGCGTTTCCTCCGTTGCGGCTTTGCGCGGAACGCCCCGGCTGGTGCGCATCTAA
- a CDS encoding phospholipase D family protein, giving the protein MNPSRSNNHSINESPPAILSNRPSKRNYSGHFSRRPLKWTLAVITTLLLWLIGVMIYQTHKPLPPGLSFESPLYRVENVTLWQDLTYPDGSPEGRHESGILPRILQIIDESRQFLIVDMFLFNNYTHKGQHFPPVSRTLADKLIAHKTKYPNMDIAFITDEVNTNYGSAPNALLEKMKQAGINVIVTNVDPLRDSTPAYSAVWRTFIQWFGQSGKGWVPNLMANNGPDITVRSYLKLLNVKANHRKTVVSERSALISSANVHDASAYNSNIALEVQGPVIADIVRTEQAAADLSGAGPLLKTQPFFPQSPANGGSPVDIRYLTEGKTYKYALQALRSSSKGDTVWVGMFYLADDTIIDELVKASERGASVRLLLDPNQNAFGRSKIGIPNRPVALELNRRSGGQISIRWYNTTKEQYHTKLLFVDKESGKSIAIGGSANFTARNLDDYNLENDLWAAFDSSQPIYGQLDAYFNRLWNNEGAEYSLPPASYQSEITWLKYAIMRIQNALGLTTY; this is encoded by the coding sequence ATGAATCCAAGCCGCTCCAACAATCATTCAATAAATGAAAGTCCGCCCGCAATCCTTTCGAATCGCCCTTCTAAACGGAACTATTCCGGACATTTCTCAAGACGCCCTCTTAAATGGACATTGGCCGTTATTACCACTCTTCTTCTCTGGCTGATCGGCGTGATGATCTATCAGACGCACAAGCCGCTGCCTCCCGGCCTTTCGTTCGAAAGCCCTTTGTACCGTGTAGAGAACGTAACGTTATGGCAGGATCTGACTTACCCGGACGGCAGTCCGGAAGGCAGGCATGAGAGCGGTATTTTGCCGAGAATTCTGCAAATTATTGACGAATCCAGACAATTTCTGATTGTCGATATGTTCCTGTTCAACAATTATACGCATAAAGGGCAGCATTTCCCCCCGGTAAGCCGTACGCTCGCCGACAAGCTGATTGCCCACAAAACGAAATACCCGAATATGGATATCGCGTTCATCACGGACGAAGTTAATACAAACTACGGCTCCGCCCCCAATGCCCTGCTCGAAAAAATGAAACAAGCGGGCATCAACGTCATCGTTACCAATGTCGATCCTTTGCGGGATTCGACTCCCGCTTACTCCGCCGTCTGGCGCACATTCATCCAGTGGTTCGGGCAATCCGGCAAGGGCTGGGTTCCCAATCTAATGGCAAACAACGGACCGGATATTACCGTAAGGTCCTATTTAAAGCTGCTGAACGTCAAGGCTAATCACCGAAAAACCGTCGTCAGCGAACGCTCGGCACTGATCAGTTCGGCCAACGTGCACGACGCAAGCGCCTATAATTCCAATATCGCGCTTGAGGTGCAGGGACCGGTTATCGCGGATATTGTGCGGACGGAGCAGGCCGCGGCGGATTTGTCCGGTGCGGGTCCGCTGCTGAAGACACAGCCATTCTTTCCACAGTCTCCGGCTAACGGCGGCAGTCCGGTGGACATTCGTTATTTAACGGAAGGGAAAACATACAAATATGCGCTTCAGGCTCTCCGCAGCTCGTCCAAGGGTGACACGGTATGGGTGGGCATGTTCTATCTCGCCGACGACACCATTATAGACGAACTGGTAAAGGCCTCGGAACGGGGAGCTTCCGTGCGGCTTCTGCTGGACCCGAACCAGAACGCTTTTGGGCGCAGCAAAATCGGCATTCCCAACCGCCCCGTGGCCTTGGAGCTGAACCGCAGGTCAGGCGGACAAATATCCATCCGCTGGTATAACACAACAAAAGAGCAGTACCATACGAAACTGCTCTTTGTGGACAAAGAAAGCGGCAAGTCCATCGCAATCGGCGGCTCTGCCAATTTTACGGCCCGCAATCTGGACGATTATAATCTTGAGAACGATCTGTGGGCCGCATTTGACTCCAGCCAGCCGATTTACGGGCAGCTTGACGCTTATTTCAACCGGCTGTGGAACAATGAAGGGGCCGAGTACAGTCTGCCGCCGGCAAGCTATCAGAGCGAAATCACCTGGCTGAAATATGCCATCATGCGTATTCAGAACGCACTGGGTTTAACGACGTACTAG